In one Euleptes europaea isolate rEulEur1 chromosome 12, rEulEur1.hap1, whole genome shotgun sequence genomic region, the following are encoded:
- the LOC130485586 gene encoding olfactory receptor 52K1-like: protein MTAGSSNETGNTSYTEFLLLPFPGIQGSRYLLAIPFFCLFVIIVMANSVLIYTVKVEANLHSPMYLLIALLFAVNICGTSTVLPKMLQSVVFHASHISLTGCLVQMFFLYLSTALDCNILLMMALDRYVAICHPLRYMDIMTTRLLVLLSLASFVCTLFVVGPVVILASRVRFCRSNVIRHFACEHMALMRLSCSDISVNKMVGMVLRCIYNIINLSFLLASYCKIIQTALKISSGNVRHKAFHTCGTHLIVIFICYTSRLSSSIVFRIAKSASADVHNLISTLYLLFPWAVYPVIYGVRTKEIRDNLLKLFRRKLSPF, encoded by the coding sequence ATGACAGCTGGGAGCTCAAATGAAACTGGCAACACCTCCTACACAGAATTTCTCCTGCTTCCATTTCCAGGCATCCAGGGATCCAGATACCTCCTTGCCATTCCTTTCTTCTGCTTATTCGTTATAATTGTCATGGCGAACTCTGTCCTGATCTACACCGTGAAGGTAGAAGCCAACCTCCACTCCCCAATGTACCTGCTCATCGCTCTACTCTTTGCGGTCAACATCTGTGGGACTTCAACCGTCCTTCCCAAAATGCTGCAGAGTGTTGTGTTCCATGCCAGCCACATCTCCTTGACCGGCTGCCTTGTGCAAATGTTCTTCCTCTATCTTTCCACTGCTCTAGACTGCAATATTCTTCTCATGATGGCGCTGGACAGGTATGTTGCCATTTGCCACCCTCTGCGCTACATGGACATCATGACCACCAGACTCCTGGTTTTGCTATCCCTGGCATCTTTCGTTTGCACTCTCTTTGTTGTTGGCCCTGTGGTGATCTTGGCTTCACGGGTGCGGTTCTGCCGTTCCAACGTCATCCGCCATTTTGCCTGTGAGCACATGGCTCTCATGAGGTTGTCCTGCAGTGACATCTCAGTCAACAAGATGGTGGGGATGGTCCTGAGATGCATTTACAATATCATCAACCTTAGCTTTCTTCTAGCTTCCTATTGCAAAATTATCCAGACAGCTCTGAAGATCTCATCTGGCAACGTCCGGCACAAAGCTTTCCATACCTGTGGCACTCACCTGATCGTCATCTTCATTTGTTACACCTCCCGCCTCTCCTCTTCCATCGTCTTCCGTATAGCCAAGTCTGCCTCAGCAGATGTCCACAATCTGATTAGCACCCTCTACCTGCTCTTCCCTTGGGCTGTCTACCCCGTTATCTATGGTGTGAGAACCAAAGAAATCAGGGATAACCTCCTGAAACTCTTTAGAAGAAAACTTTCTCCCTTTTAA
- the LOC130485587 gene encoding olfactory receptor 52K1-like: MALRSQNGTANSSYTEFLLLPFPGIQESRYLLAIPFFCLFVIIVTANSVLIYTVKVEASLHSPMYLLIALLFAVNICGTSTILPKMLLSFVFHASRISLTGCLVQMFFLYFTTVLDCSILLMMALDRYVAICHPLRYTDIMSNRLLIFLTFASLVRSLSIVGPVVILASRVRFCRSNVISHFACEHMALMRLSCSDISINKKVGMAMRCVDMIVDLSFLLASYSKIIHTALKISSGNVRHKAFHTCGTHLIIIFIGYSSRLSSSIVFRVAKSASEDVHNLLSAIYLLFPWAVNPIIYGVRTKEIRDKLYKLFKKKWPPLRQHL; encoded by the coding sequence ATGGCACTTCGGAGCCAGAATGGAACTGCCAACTCCTCTTACACCGAATTTCTCCTGCTTCCATTTCCGGGCATCCAGGAATCCAGATACCTCCTTGCCATTCCCTTCTTCTGCTTATTTGTTATTATTGTCACAGCAAACTCTGTCCTGATCTACACCGTGAAGGTAGAAGCCAGCCTCCACTCCCCAATGTACCTTCTCATTGCTCTACTCTTTGCAGTCAACATCTGTGGGACTTCAACCATCCTTCCCAAAATGCTACTGAGTTTTGTGTTCCACGCCAGCCGCATCTCCTTGACCGGCTGCCTTGTGCAAATGTTCTTCCTCTATTTTACGACTGTCCTAGATTGCAGCATTCTTCTCATGATGGCGCTGGACAGGTATGTCGCCATCTGCCACCCACTTCGCTACACAGACATCAtgagcaacagacttctgatctTTCTAACTTTTGCTTCCTTGGTTCGGAGCCTCTCCATAGTTGGCCCTGTGGTGATCTTGGCTTCGCGGGTGAGGTTCTGCCGCTCCAACGTCATCAGCCATTTTGCCTGTGAACACATGGCTCTCATGAGGTTGTCCTGCAGTGACATCTCAATCAATAAGAAAGTAGGGATGGCTATGAGATGCGTTGACATGATAGTGGATCTTAGTTTCCTTCTAGCTTCCTACAGCAAAATTATCCACACGGCTTTGAAGATCTCGTCTGGCAATGTCCGGCACAAAGCCTTCCACACCTGTGGCACACACCTGATCATCATCTTCATCGGCTATTCCTCCCGTCTCTCTTCTTCCATCGTCTTCCGTGTAGCCAAGTCTGCCTCGGAAGATGTCCACAATCTGCTTAGCGCCATCTACCTGCTGTTCCCCTGGGCTGTCAACCCCATTATCTATGGCGTAAGAACCAAAGAAATCAGGGACAAACTCTACAAACTCTTCAAGAAAAAATGGCCTCCCCTTAGGCAACATCTGTGA
- the LOC130485588 gene encoding olfactory receptor 52K1-like — protein sequence MRKPPAVGNFSHTEFVLLGFPGLRESRSLLFIPFFCLYLINLVANCTVIYIIQVEESLHSPMYFLILFLSTIGLCGANAVLPQMLVGFLLHPYHISLPSCLLQMFFIYLMIILDSSILLALALDRYVAICNPLRYTDIMTKHLLAVLSLAAFLRALSVVCPMVSLASNLPFCRSNVIRHFACEHMALVSLACGSTIRNSLMGMVIGAFIIVFDTVCILVSYALIVHAALKIASGSLRQKAFHTCSTQLLVMLFMYSSCLSSSIVYRVGRSVSQDVHNLLSAVYLLLPSTINPIIYGIRTQEIRQRVQRSLWRRPAGHAQVSFVRCNE from the coding sequence ATGAGGAAGCCCCCAGCAGTCGGGAACTTCTCCCACACGGAGTTTGTTCTGCTCGGCTTCCCCGGCCTGCGAGAATCCAGATCTCTCctttttattccattcttctgcCTCTACCTGATCAACTTGGTGGCCAACTGCACTGTGATCTACATCATCCAGGTGGAGGAGAGTTTGCATAGCCCCATGTACTTCCTGATCTTGTTCCTCTCCACCATTGGACTGTGTGGGGCCAATGCCGTTCTCCCACAAATGCTGGTGGGCTTCTTGCTCCATCCCTACCACATCTCTCTGCCCAGTTGTTTGCTCCAGATGTTTTTCATCTACCTGATGATCATCCTGGACTCCTCCATCCTTCTCGCCTTGGCTCTGGACAGGTATGTCGCCATCTGCAACCCATTGCGATACACAGACATCATGACCAAGCATCTCCTGGCCGTGCTGAGCCTGGCGGCCTTCCTGCGAGCCCTGTCTGTGGTCTGCCCCATGGTCTCTCTGGCCTCCAACCTTCCCTTCTGCCGTTCCAACGTCATCCGACATTTTGCTTGTGAGCACATGGCACTGGTGAGCTTGGCCTGTGGAAGCACAATTCGGAACAGTCTCATGGGAATGGTGATAGGAGCCTTCATTATCGTCTTCGACACGGTCTGTATCCTGGTGTCGTACGCACTGATCGTGCACGCCGCCCTGAAGATCGCTTCAGGCAGCCTCCGGCAGAAAGCCTTCCACACCTGCAGCACCCAGCTGCTGGTGATGCTCTTCATGTACTCCTCCTGCCTCTCCTCGTCCATCGTGTACAGAGTGGGCCGCTCCGTCTCGCAGGACGTCCACAACCTCCTGAGCGCCGTTTACTTGCTGCTCCCGTCCACGATCAACCCCATCATCTACGGCATCAGAACCCAGGAGATCAGGCAGCGCGTCCAGAGATCGCTCTGGAGGAGGCCGGCCGGTCATGCACAGGTATCTTTCGTCCGCTGTAACGAATAA